The following proteins come from a genomic window of Nostoc sp. ATCC 53789:
- a CDS encoding DNA-3-methyladenine glycosylase has translation MTQIPELESLTEESLTRGLMVLANLDSDLARILETLGPPPIWSREPGFATLLCIILEQQVSVAAARAVFNRLCGVIVPLTPENFLTLDDVQLRGIGFSRQKILYCRGLANAIACDQLDLSKLERMDETTIRTELKRLKGIGDWTVDIYLLMALQRPDVFPKGDLAIAIALQKLKNLATRPTPVQLEAMTQHWQPWRAVAARLLWHYYLSNPK, from the coding sequence ATGACTCAAATACCTGAACTAGAATCATTGACTGAAGAAAGTCTCACCCGTGGTTTAATGGTGCTTGCCAATCTTGACAGCGATTTGGCTCGGATTTTAGAAACACTCGGGCCTCCACCAATATGGTCAAGAGAACCAGGTTTTGCAACGCTTCTGTGCATAATTCTAGAACAGCAAGTTTCCGTAGCAGCTGCAAGGGCTGTATTTAACCGTCTATGTGGGGTTATTGTACCGCTAACGCCAGAAAATTTTCTGACATTGGATGATGTTCAATTAAGAGGGATTGGATTCAGCCGACAAAAGATTCTATACTGTCGTGGATTGGCGAATGCGATCGCTTGCGATCAGCTTGACCTCAGCAAGCTGGAAAGAATGGACGAAACTACTATCAGAACTGAGTTAAAGCGCCTCAAAGGTATAGGAGACTGGACAGTTGATATTTATTTACTCATGGCGCTGCAACGTCCTGATGTCTTTCCTAAAGGCGATTTAGCGATCGCGATCGCTTTGCAAAAACTCAAAAACTTGGCGACACGTCCAACACCAGTTCAACTGGAAGCAATGACACAGCACTGGCAACCTTGGCGAGCAGTTGCGGCAAGACTTCTATGGCACTATTACCTAAGTAATCCTAAATAA
- the ada gene encoding bifunctional DNA-binding transcriptional regulator/O6-methylguanine-DNA methyltransferase Ada — translation MQLQQTQIFEETLWKAVLNRDATIDGKFFYGVRSTGIYCRPICPSRRPNRNQVCFFQSAKEAQSAGFRPCKRCQPQSETVPNPAKAKVLAVCRYIEAQSDRIPTLSELCSQVEMSPSYLQKVFKQIIGVSPFQYADALRSERLKQRLQSGEEIAHAVYDTGYGSSSQIYEKAPKQLGMTPKIYQQAGKTISIVYAIAPCPLGYLLVATTDKGICAVKLGDEADKLEHILNQEFHQAHIIRDDHIHKEWIQGILDLIAGDEIHLDLPLDVRGTAFQKQVWQVLQKIPYSETRTYTDIARDIAKPQAVRAVGNACGANPIAVIIPCHRVLRSDGSLGGYRWGIERKQKLLVQESKSIKDDSNT, via the coding sequence TTTTCTACGGTGTTCGTTCCACAGGCATTTATTGCCGACCTATTTGCCCTAGTCGCAGACCAAATCGCAATCAAGTTTGTTTCTTCCAGTCAGCAAAAGAGGCTCAAAGCGCAGGTTTTCGACCTTGTAAGCGCTGTCAGCCACAATCTGAAACAGTTCCAAATCCAGCCAAAGCAAAAGTTTTAGCAGTATGTCGATACATTGAAGCACAAAGCGATCGCATCCCCACCCTCTCAGAATTATGCTCTCAGGTGGAAATGAGTCCTAGTTATTTGCAAAAGGTATTCAAGCAAATAATTGGTGTATCGCCTTTTCAATATGCAGATGCGCTGCGTAGCGAACGATTAAAGCAGCGTCTCCAGTCAGGGGAGGAAATTGCTCATGCAGTTTATGACACGGGGTATGGTTCAAGTAGTCAAATTTATGAAAAAGCACCGAAGCAACTGGGAATGACACCAAAAATTTACCAACAAGCTGGAAAAACAATCAGCATTGTCTATGCGATCGCTCCATGTCCGCTAGGATATTTACTGGTGGCAACAACAGACAAGGGGATTTGTGCCGTTAAACTAGGTGATGAAGCAGACAAACTTGAACACATCTTGAATCAAGAATTTCACCAAGCGCACATCATACGTGATGACCACATACACAAAGAATGGATACAAGGAATCCTCGACTTGATTGCGGGAGATGAAATACATCTCGATTTACCACTGGATGTCCGTGGAACAGCATTTCAGAAACAGGTTTGGCAAGTATTACAAAAAATTCCCTATAGCGAAACTCGTACCTACACTGATATTGCCCGTGATATTGCCAAACCCCAAGCAGTCCGCGCTGTGGGGAATGCTTGTGGAGCTAACCCGATCGCAGTGATTATACCCTGTCATCGGGTGCTGCGGAGTGATGGCAGTCTTGGTGGTTATCGTTGGGGGATTGAGCGCAAACAAAAACTACTTGTACAAGAATCGAAATCGATTAAAGATGACTCAAATACCTGA
- a CDS encoding DMT family transporter, with product MAENQLSLITEKSDKTLNILPIIIVIIALLALSSTAIFIKIALREMSATATLFNRLWIATIIFGLWSGINQAQTHIKDDEPVLPQQPYPIKEISFLIAVGLVHVLGRLSWTWALTQTGAANANALGSLNPLFTTLGGWLFFNQIFGRKFIIGLILAIIGAIAVGFEDLLRSNNNFTGDAVALISSIFYAANFLLIEQIRNKFSIITILLWRCVIATSLMIPVVLIFEKQPLPVSLSGWLVVFALAAICEALGHGLIVYSLKTFSSGFISLLLLLNPVIVAILAWILFSENLSIFNLLGLALILGGIYLAISNQGSIKSSVNPPIQSLQESES from the coding sequence ATGGCAGAAAATCAATTAAGCCTAATAACAGAAAAGTCTGATAAAACTTTAAACATCCTGCCGATAATCATAGTAATAATTGCATTATTAGCTTTATCTTCAACAGCAATATTTATTAAAATTGCTCTTAGAGAAATGAGCGCTACTGCTACATTATTTAATCGTTTATGGATAGCAACTATTATCTTTGGATTATGGAGTGGAATTAACCAAGCACAAACTCATATTAAAGATGATGAACCTGTATTACCACAGCAGCCTTATCCAATCAAAGAGATATCGTTTTTAATAGCAGTAGGTCTAGTTCATGTATTAGGTAGATTATCTTGGACTTGGGCGCTAACCCAGACTGGTGCTGCTAATGCTAATGCGTTAGGTAGTCTCAATCCGCTATTTACTACATTAGGAGGATGGCTATTTTTTAATCAGATTTTTGGGCGCAAATTTATCATCGGTCTGATATTAGCCATAATCGGCGCGATCGCAGTTGGATTTGAAGATTTATTACGCTCTAATAATAATTTTACAGGTGATGCTGTTGCCCTAATCTCGTCGATATTTTATGCAGCAAACTTTTTACTGATCGAGCAAATCCGCAATAAGTTTTCAATTATTACTATCCTTCTGTGGCGCTGTGTCATCGCAACTTCATTGATGATTCCAGTAGTGCTAATCTTTGAAAAACAACCTTTGCCAGTTTCTTTGTCAGGGTGGTTAGTAGTATTTGCACTAGCTGCTATTTGCGAAGCCTTGGGTCATGGGCTAATTGTATACAGCCTGAAAACTTTTTCTTCAGGATTCATCTCTTTACTTTTGTTACTCAATCCAGTGATTGTTGCTATTCTTGCTTGGATACTTTTCTCGGAAAATTTGAGTATTTTTAACTTGCTAGGGTTGGCATTAATTTTAGGGGGTATATATTTAGCAATTTCTAACCAAGGATCTATCAAATCTAGCGTTAATCCCCCCATACAATCTCTACAAGAAAGTGAATCTTAA
- a CDS encoding RNA chaperone Hfq yields the protein MLTEFDTTLPSIRQVQNLIKQTTPVELKLVTQDVLTGKVVWQDPQCICIADENSQQTTVWKQAIAYIKPKTS from the coding sequence ATGCTTACCGAATTTGACACCACTTTACCCAGTATTAGACAAGTCCAAAACCTGATTAAACAAACAACGCCAGTTGAGTTAAAGCTGGTGACTCAGGATGTACTCACAGGAAAGGTTGTATGGCAAGATCCACAGTGTATCTGTATTGCTGATGAAAACAGTCAGCAAACCACCGTTTGGAAACAAGCGATCGCATACATCAAACCGAAAACAAGTTAG
- the dapF gene encoding diaminopimelate epimerase, which translates to MAIEFTKYHGLGNDFILIDNRSSSLPVLTPEQAIQLCDRHFGIGADGVIFALPGENGTDYTMRIFNSDGSEPEMCGNGIRCLAGFLADLEGQSRNKDSYRIHTLGGVMTPQLLSDGLVKVDMGLPRLLAGEIPTTLAPAEEKVISQPLEVVGKTWDVTCVNMGNPHCITFVEDVAAIELESIGPKFEHHPAFPQRINTEFIQVVRPDYLKMRVWERGAGITLACGTGACASLVAGVLTGKCDRTATVELPGGPLQIEWSEIDQRVYMTGPAERVFMGKL; encoded by the coding sequence ATGGCAATCGAATTTACTAAGTATCATGGTCTGGGCAATGATTTTATTCTCATTGACAATCGCTCGTCATCTTTGCCCGTATTGACTCCAGAGCAAGCCATCCAGTTGTGCGATCGCCATTTTGGTATCGGTGCTGATGGTGTTATTTTTGCCCTACCTGGAGAAAACGGCACTGACTACACCATGCGGATTTTTAATTCTGATGGTTCAGAACCAGAAATGTGTGGCAATGGCATTCGCTGTTTAGCTGGCTTTTTGGCAGATTTAGAAGGTCAATCCCGAAATAAAGATTCATATCGCATTCATACTTTGGGCGGTGTAATGACTCCCCAACTCTTATCTGATGGTCTAGTTAAAGTAGACATGGGTTTACCCAGATTACTCGCTGGCGAAATTCCTACCACTCTTGCACCCGCCGAAGAAAAAGTAATTTCTCAGCCCTTGGAGGTGGTGGGGAAAACTTGGGATGTCACCTGTGTAAATATGGGAAATCCCCACTGCATTACCTTTGTGGAAGATGTAGCAGCAATTGAACTAGAAAGCATAGGCCCGAAATTTGAGCATCACCCAGCTTTTCCCCAACGCATAAATACTGAATTTATTCAAGTGGTACGCCCTGACTATTTAAAAATGCGGGTGTGGGAACGGGGTGCTGGGATTACATTAGCTTGTGGAACTGGTGCTTGCGCTTCTTTAGTGGCTGGTGTGTTAACCGGAAAATGCGATCGCACTGCTACTGTAGAATTACCTGGTGGCCCCTTGCAAATTGAATGGTCAGAAATCGACCAACGGGTTTACATGACAGGCCCGGCGGAACGAGTCTTCATGGGGAAACTGTAA